The Glycine soja cultivar W05 chromosome 6, ASM419377v2, whole genome shotgun sequence genome has a window encoding:
- the LOC114416903 gene encoding NAC transcription factor 56-like → MESTEDSSTSSQQQQQPNLPPGFRFHPTDEELVVHYLKKKVDSVPLPVSIIADVDLYKFDPWELPAMASFGAEEWYFFSPRERKYPNGARPNRAATSGYWKATGTDKPICSGTQKVGVKKSLVFYGGKPPKGVKTDWIMHEYRVAENKPNNRPPGCDLGHKKNSLRLDDWVLCRIYKKGNTQRSHERDDSMDDMIGEVPPSINVGHMNARFHLSKMSTSYSGALLENDRNTLEGVVIGNGNVNGINTNSINAISSSSSHHQFASSNSKAELLPFAPSNNNTSNSASKRTLSSLYWNVDDDNDDDDHKHFNLDSNGNVSVLRTEENNNNTNGTSGSFATLLNQLPQTPSLPQIDGLLRTPYQIQGTNWYG, encoded by the exons aTGGAGAGCACCGAAGACTCATCCACGAgttcacaacaacaacaacaaccgaACCTGCCACCCGGGTTTCGGTTCCACCCCACGGACGAGGAGCTCGTGGTTCATtacctcaagaagaaagttgatTCTGTTCCTCTCCCTGTTTCAATCATCGCTGATGTTGATCTCTACAAGTTTGATCCATGGGAATTACCAG CTATGGCATCGTTTGGGGCGGAAGAGTGGTACTTTTTCAGCCCGAGAGAAAGGAAGTACCCGAATGGCGCAAGGCCAAACAGGGCTGCAACTTCAGGGTATTGGAAGGCCACAGGTACAGATAAGCCTATATGTAGTGGAACTCAAAAGGTTGGGGTGAAGAAATCTTTGGTTTTCTATGGAGGGAAGCCACCAAAAGGGGTCAAAACTGAttggatcatgcatgagtaccGTGTTGCTGAAAACAAGCCTAACAATAGGCCTCCTGGGTGTGACTTGGGCCacaagaaaaactccctaagg ctggatgattgggtgttatgCCGGATCTACAAGAAGGGTAACACACAAAGGTCACATGAGAGGGATGATTCCATGGACGACATGATTGGAGAAGTACCTCCTTCCATCAACGTGGGCCACATGAATGCGAGGTTTCACCTTTCAAAGATGTCCACGAGCTACAGTGGTGCATTGTTGGAAAATGACAGAAACACGTTAGAAGGTGTGGTTATAGGCAATGGTAATGTCAATGGAATCAACACTAATTCAATAAATgccatatcatcatcatcatctcatCATCAGTTTGCCTCCTCAAACTCCAAGGCAGAGCTTCTTCCTTTTGCCCCTTCAAACAACAACACTTCTAATTCAGCCTCCAAAAGAACACTCTCATCACTCTATtggaatgttgatgatgataatgatgatgatgatcacaAACACTTCAATTTGGACAGTAATGGGAATGTGAGTGTTTTGAGGACTgaagagaataataataatactaatggTACTTCTGGCTCCTTTGCCACTCTGCTTAACCAACTTCCACAAACACCTTCATTGCCCCAAATAGATGGGTTACTTCGAACACCATATCAAATACAAGGGACCAATTGGTATGGTTAA